A DNA window from Naumovozyma dairenensis CBS 421 chromosome 8, complete genome contains the following coding sequences:
- the NDAI0H00690 gene encoding uncharacterized protein, whose translation MVENKIKHTGKISKRTGKTNNPISARQLMDLNNLKETKDKTGDETVPNQKSRTMSMCTNITRNVHDTITPIKKNCTTRLTFHSLLSLEQQKDGFQTPESKIHNSPLLETKSKTHIEDSVIRGESIINPKTPRRTLLSPIILTNWLDRTSIYSPSNGSRLLFKTK comes from the coding sequence aTGGTAGAAAACAAGATAAAACACACAGGTAAGATCAGTAAAAGAACTGGTAAAACCAATAATCCCATTAGTGCTAGACAGCTTATGGATTTAAACAACTTAAAAGAAACTAAGGACAAGACTGGAGATGAAACGGTACCGAATCAAAAATCGAGAACCATGAGTATGTGCACCAATATAACGAGAAATGTTCACGATACTATAACACCAATTAAAAAGAATTGCACAACAAGACTAACCTTccattctttattatcGCTTGAGCAGCAGAAGGATGGATTTCAAACACCTGAAAGTAAAATACATAACTCACCTCTTTTGgaaacaaaatcaaaaacTCATATTGAAGATAGCGTAATAAGGGGAGAAAGTATTATAAATCCAAAGACACCAAGACGTACGTTATTATCGCCAATTATACTCACAAATTGGCTTGACAGAACTTCGATCTACTCACCATCAAATGGTTCCCGCCTTCTTTTCAAAACgaaataa
- the NDAI0H00700 gene encoding uncharacterized protein translates to MKLVTLTLILCLCNSVLGKEKEKDIALPDILNNDDALAYLGMLKDKHAQTLEEEMAHMRENGEEFKKHLEFQKLLEEDKKKTWYIKNTTLTEVDESFFNNLKNKLAASLPGKAGSMLKKVKFQNLGLYIFGIGETNIFDDLEI, encoded by the coding sequence ATGAAACTAGTAACACTAACACTAATCCTTTGTTTATGTAACAGCGTTCTCgggaaagaaaaagaaaaagatattgCCTTGCCAGATATCTTGAACAACGACGATGCTCTTGCATATTTGGGCATGCTTAAAGATAAGCATGCCCAGACgttggaagaagaaatggCTCATATGAGGGAAAATGGTGAAGAATTCAAGAAGCATTTAGAGTTTCAAAAACTCCTCGAAGaagacaagaaaaaaacgTGGTATATCAAGAATACTACATTAACTGAGGTTGATGAgagtttcttcaataacTTGAAGAATAAGCTCGCGGCTTCATTGCCAGGAAAGGCCGGTAGCATGCTTAAGAAGGTAAAATTCCAAAACCTTGGTCTTTACATCTTTGGTATTGGTGAAACTAACATCTTCGATGATTTAGAGATTTAA
- the BET3 gene encoding TRAPP complex core subunit BET3 (similar to Saccharomyces cerevisiae BET3 (YKR068C); ancestral locus Anc_5.649) produces the protein MSKPQPSGTTSATSSSSSQIKSLKLTGEDIWKNKTEKINTELFTLTYGSIVSQLCNDFQRDFEKVNENLFSMGYNIGVRLIEDFLARTALPRCENLVNTSEVISLCAFKIFLNITPQITNWDRKKEAFSLILIDNPLSEFVELPMDAMKELWYSNILCGVLKGALEMVQLDCDVWFVSDILRGDPQTELRIKLNRILKDEIPIGRRLSYFQHKQFKTKFRIRVLVSRVHIYIYIMHGRAARKLPDARNMYLNVHGRIFFIVFFFLLYFFVSINV, from the coding sequence atgtcgAAACCTCAACCTAGTGGCACCACATCGGCAACAAgctcatcatcatcacaaataaaatcattaaaattaaCAGGTGAGGATATATGGAAGAATAAGACAGAAAAGATAAATACAGAGCTCTTCACTTTAACGTACGGATCAATAGTATCTCAACTTTGTAATGATTTCCAACgtgattttgaaaaagtgaatgaaaatttattttcaatgggATATAATATTGGTGTAAGattaattgaagattttttAGCTAGAACTGCATTACCACGTTGTGAAAATCTAGTTAATACGAGTGAAGTTATTAGTTTATGTGcatttaaaatttttttgaatattacaCCGCAAATAACTAATTGGGATAGGAAAAAGGAAGCGTTCtcattaattttgattGATAATCCATTGAGTGAATTTGTGGAATTACCTATGGATGCGATGAAGGAACTGTGgtattcaaatatattatgtgGTGTATTGAAAGGTGCACTTGAGATGGTTCAATTAGATTGTGATGTATGGTTCGTATCTGATATATTGCGAGGTGATCCACAGACCGAATTAAGGATTAAACTAAATAGGATTcttaaagatgaaatacCAATTGGTAGAAGATTAAGCTACTTCCAACATAAACAATTTAAAACGAAGTTTAGAATACGTGTTTTAGTATCAAGagtacatatatatatatatataatgcATGGCAGGGCTGCTCGCAAACTACCTGACGCTAGAAATATGTATTTAAATGTTCATGGtagaattttttttattgtttttttttttttgttgtatttTTTCGTTTCAATCAATGTATAA
- the GPT2 gene encoding bifunctional glycerol-3-phosphate/glycerone-phosphate O-acyltransferase GPT2 (similar to Saccharomyces cerevisiae GPT2 (YKR067W); ancestral locus Anc_5.648), translating into MTMKEKPVETIDVNPKPKSRAHIPKISRQYKNDYTGLTYNLKSFTYDIVVFLFNILFTIFFREIKVRGGYNIPPNGTPTILVCAPHANQFIDPSLVMTTTRKLAATHGSSRGRQACFVTAASSLKLKLVGFFGRCMGSVPVERAQDNLKPVSSNIEIYAPDLINNSTLIKGRCRTGENISPQFTKRFNAKGLLGLPNYLSNAQIAKVVDDETIILSSPFKSSNPKVREYLEEGTTFKYAKPIDNTQVFQNVFDHLHTKGCVGIFPEGGSHDRPSLLPIKAGVAIMALGAVAADPSMTVSVVPVGLHYFHRDKFRSRAVLEYGEPILVNGEMGKQYALNSRETVSKLLTKITDALFSVTENAPDFDTLMTIQAARRLYQRSKLTLSLPVIVEINRRLLVGYSKFKDDERIINLKKMVHEYNDKLFAMGLKDHQVMSLHTGPLETIRCLFYIVSRVARLSVFFALSLPGSILFTPIFVGCSIYSKKKAREGLKKSLVKIKGTDLLATWKLIVALIMAPILYVTYSLMLVSIASKNEISIWVPSSSPIIQFFYFYAILVFISYSSLKTGEIGMDLFKSLRPLFITLFYPKQKIEEIQTTRKKLSLEITTICNELGPHVFKDFDQFATTNKLTDESDSKLTVRGRHQEQTPDFLKIQHDSIRGRSSDRDVGSSRSSSVGSVVSRISSALSRVNSRGSLSNVPILSEGRSNYRYVYDSSSSDSDNEDATGNSKITSLIREKWEASHAKGE; encoded by the coding sequence ATGACTATGAAGGAGAAACCAGTGGAAACCATCGATGTTAATCCCAAACCTAAGTCAAGGGCTCATATTCCCAAGATATCACGACAGTACAAGAATGATTATACCGGTCTAACATACAATTTAAAATCTTTTACTTACGACATTGTCgttttcctttttaatATCCTTTTTACAATTTTCTTTAGGGAGATTAAAGTCCGTGGTGGTTATAACATACCACCGAACGGTACACCAACAATTTTAGTCTGTGCTCCTCATGCGaatcaattcattgatCCTTCTCTAGTCATGACCACTACGAGGAAACTCGCTGCTACTCATGGTAGTTCAAGAGGTAGACAAGCTTGCTTTGTAACTGCCGCCTCCagtttgaaattgaaattagtAGGGTTTTTCGGTCGTTGTATGGGGAGTGTCCCCGTAGAGAGAGCTCAGGATAATTTAAAACCTGTCTCCtcaaatattgaaatttatgCTCCTGACTTAATTAACAATTCAACTTTAATTAAAGGTAGATGTCGTACGGGAGAAAACATCTCACCTCAATTTACAAAGAGGTTCAATGCAAAAGGTTTACTTGGATTACCAAATTATTTAAGCAATGCTCAAATTGCAAAAGTggttgatgatgaaactaTAATCTTATCATCTCCTTTCAAATCTTCCAATCCGAAAGTGAGAGAATATTTAGAGGAAGGAACCACTTTCAAATATGCTAAACCAATTGATAATACTCAAGTGTTCCAAAACGTTTTTGATCATTTACATACTAAGGGTTGCGTTGGTATTTTTCCAGAAGGTGGGTCACATGACAGACCTTCTTTATTACCAATAAAAGCAGGTGTCGCGATTATGGCATTAGGTGCTGTTGCCGCAGATCCATCAATGACAGTTTCTGTCGTACCAGTCGGATTACATTATTTCCATAGAGATAAATTTAGATCAAGAGCTGTATTGGAATATGGTGAACCAATTTTAGTTAATGGAGAAATGGGTAAGCAATATGCATTGAATTCAAGGGAAACtgtttctaaattattGACAAAGATTACTGATGCGCTATTTTCTGTTACAGAGAATGCTCCTGATTTCGACACTTTAATGACTATTCAAGCTGCCCGTAGATTATATCAACGTTCCAAATTGACACTAAGTTTACCTGTCATTGTCGAGATTAATAGAAGATTACTTGTTGGTTATTCTAAGTTTAAAGATGACGaaagaattatcaatttgaaaaaaatggttcatgaatataatgataaattatttgcAATGGGATTAAAAGATCATCAAGTTATGTCATTACATACTGGTCCATTAGAAACAATAAgatgtttattttatattgtttCAAGAGTAGCAAGATTATCTGTGTTTTTTGCTCTATCATTACCGGGAtctatattatttacaCCAATTTTCGTTGGTTGTAGTATTTATTCCAAGAAAAAAGCAAGAGAAGGTTTAAAGAAATCCTTAGTAAAAATTAAAGGCACAGATTTATTAGCTACTTGGAAACTTATAGTTGCATTAATTATGGCCCCAATTCTTTATGTCACGTATTCGTTAATGTTAGTTTCCATTGCAtccaaaaatgaaatatcaaTTTGGGTTCCGTCATCAAGTCCAATCATCcaattcttttatttttatgcCATACTAGTCTTCATTTCATATTCAAGTTTGAAAACTGGTGAAATCGGAATGgatcttttcaaatcattacgccctttatttattacatTATTCTATCCTAAgcaaaaaattgaagagATTCAAACAACGAGAAAGAAATTGAGTTTAGAAATTACAACTATTTGTAATGAATTAGGTCCACATGTATTCAAAGATTTTGATCAATTTGCAACTACCAATAAATTAACTGATGAATCTGATAGTAAATTGACAGTTAGAGGTCGTCACCAAGAACAAACTCCTGATTTCCTAAAGATTCAACATGATTCAATTCGTGGACGTAGTAGTGATAGAGACGTTGGTTCTAGTAGATCTTCTTCTGTAGGGTCTGTCGTTTCAAGAATATCAAGTGCGTTGTCTAGAGTCAATTCTAGAGGTTCATTGTCTAATGTTCCAATTTTATCAGAGGGGAGGTCAAATTACCGATATGTTTATGATTCCTCTTCAAGTGATagtgataatgaagatgctACGGGAAATTCGAAGATCACTTCTTTAATTAGAGAAAAATGGGAAGCTTCTCATGCAAAGGGTGAATAA
- the NDAI0H00730 gene encoding type II protein arginine methyltransferase (similar to Saccharomyces cerevisiae YKL162C; ancestral locus Anc_5.646) — protein sequence MTYRIRILQLGYVSKRFNSHFSNKSFEELSFKGQRIRSNQQNLTNSYLSFRDYMEWKNAPRVMQKGTFFDTTITSQNNSKESLLNYDPLFSHCLAKWLWVQYKLNDYPYYDLNILNIYTNLPQDFEICKNIMTYYSKIFSTQDFDRIKLYMVPLFDDFYDNKAALLSKNKMGNIPGHVIFGDEIPFHLRNPLSFGKQSNPSFLIEDPVYILFMNDVIKYSGHDLIKYSSRLKAWEQCYINIDSNGNIIKRFDTNLDYWCKDTLESIFNDNHSIGMDKEMYIPTSLVQFFKFIHENIPEHRLFAIDIPKRWNPTLLNMLKYFSGIYKAPNSSQVMEYNNNNNICYGPLISHGGNSERSPIEFAVEFLQLQELYQDTNTIGNGLRTVQLESLDDFINKWLNVDIQDTSYPLEQGIDLQILDKQLKMIKHSKLGLLYS from the coding sequence ATGACCTATCGAATACGTATCTTACAACTAGGTTATGTTTCAAAGAGATTCAATTCCCATTTTTCCAACAAATCATTCGAAGAATTGAGTTTCAAAGGTCAAAGAATACGGAGCAATCAACAAAATCTAACTAACtcatatttatcatttcGAGATTATATGGAATGGAAGAATGCTCCAAGGGTAATGCAAAAAGGAACCTTTTTTGATACTACTATTACATCTCAAAATAATTCGAAAGAATCGTTGTTAAATTATGATCCTCTTTTCAGTCATTGTCTGGCAAAATGGCTTTGGGTTCAatataaattgaatgattatCCATATTATGATCTTAATATtctgaatatatatacaaatTTACCACAAGATTTTGAGATATGTAAGAATATAATGACATACTAttctaaaatattttcaacaCAAGATTTTGATAGAATCAAACTGTACATGGTCCCGctatttgatgatttttaCGATAATAAGGCGGCATTATTgagtaaaaataaaatgggTAACATTCCTGGACATGTTATATTTGGTGATGAGATACCGTTTCATCTAAGAAATCCGTTATCTTTCGGGAAACAATCGAATCCCTCGTTTTTAATTGAAGATCcagtatatattttgtttatgaATGATGTGATTAAGTACTCAGGGCATGATTTAATTAAGTATTCCTCCAGGTTGAAGGCGTGGGAACAATGTTATATTAATATCGACTCCAATGggaatataataaaaagattCGATACAAATTTAGATTATTGGTGCAAAGATACTTTGGAAAGtatatttaatgataatcaTAGTATTGGCATGGATAAAGAAATGTATATTCCAACTAGTTTAGTTcagtttttcaaatttattcatGAAAATATTCCAGAACATCGTCTATTTGCTATTGATATTCCAAAGCGATGGAACCCCACTTTGTTGAATAtgttaaaatatttttctggAATTTATAAGGCACCGAATTCTAGTCAGGTTAtggaatataataataataataatatttgttaCGGTCCTTTGATTAGTCACGGGGGAAATTCTGAAAGAAGTCCAATTGAGTTTGCTGTTGAATTTTTACAATTACAAGAATTGTATCAGGATACCAATACTATCGGTAATGGATTGAGAACTGTTCAGTTGGAAAGTCTAGATGacttcatcaataaatGGCTGAATGTAGATATACAAGATACATCTTACCCTTTAGAACAAGGTATTGATCTCCAAATACTTGacaaacaattgaaaatgattaaGCATAGTAAACTTGGTCTTTTATATTCCTAG
- the NDAI0H00740 gene encoding uncharacterized protein (similar to Saccharomyces cerevisiae MTH1 (YDR277C) and STD1 (YOR047C); ancestral locus Anc_5.644): MFHSTIPDSVELSKKFGLSRFSLNTNKNETNTNTPILNNTTNNNMEEEPRVLLPVIQEHTYVESSPISLTSPSLYAHSKNQTKGLSKFQFKFPSTASSTGFVNTPTRYTYRARDEIKKRLSSKITTTDEKIHKDNDQIPRMRNSFEREPYYKQSSSDSYTLYSDNASSYQSSVFSMPSAVTSSASSYRQEQGAYTNHIPTRKFIKQVTIEEAIPPFFQDMYFPEILISESTSGTLLYNGRPSFTKRELLDWDLNDIRSLLIVEKLRYEWGNQLPEIITRNHDKTDTNTGSSAAAIPKFKFTLLPLDSSDEFIINTLANSDLYLEADLDYEFKLTSAKYTVMAARRRHEQLLMNNANNNSPQTQLNSNHQQANMNMELSKPEWRNIIENYLLNIAVEAQCRFDFKERCSEFKKWKLQHQLEQQAEELTRQQQQQQQQQAYNAKKNNSNNGLLKRALWKNFNKKESAVVATNDDEQNNECVKNLELEQLSSHSAATRVKVSLTKEEKSIIWSQCQAQVYQRLGLDWQPDGLS, translated from the coding sequence ATGTTTCACTCAACAATACCAGATTCTGTGGAATTATCTAAAAAATTTGGTTTAAGTCGTTTCTCATTAAATACCAATAAAAACGAAACTAATACGAACACACCTATCCTTAATAATacaactaataataatatggaAGAAGAACCCAGGGTACTCCTACCTGTCATTCAAGAACATACATATGTTGAAAGCTCACCAATTTCATTAACTTCTCCTTCATTATATGCACATTCTAAAAATCAAACAAAGGGTTTAAgtaaatttcaattcaaattcCCTTCTACTGCATCATCCACTGGGTTTGTGAATACTCCGACAAGATATACGTATAGAGCAAGAGAtgaaatcaagaaaaggTTATCATCAAAGATAACTACAACGGATGAAAAGATACATAAAGATAATGACCAAATCCCTAGGATGAgaaattcatttgaaaGGGAACCATACTATAAACAATCATCATCTGATTCATATACTTTATATTCAGACAATGCATCATCTTATCAATCAAGTGTATTTTCCATGCCATCTGCAGTAACCTCATCCGCTTCATCTTACCGTCAAGAACAGGGCGCGTATACTAATCATATCCCAACtagaaaattcattaaacaAGTTACCATCGAGGAAGCCATACCTCCGTTTTTCCAAGATATGTATTTCCCAGAAATTTTAATATCAGAATCAACATCAGGCACATTATTATACAATGGTAGACCATCATTCACTAAGAgagaattattagattgggatttgaatgatataaggtcattattaatagtGGAAAAATTAAGATATGAATGGGGTAATCAATTACCTGAAATAATCACCAGAAATCATGACAAAACTGATACCAATACGGGTAGTAGCGCGGCTGCTATTCCTAAGTTTAAGTTCACTTTATTGCCCCTCGATTCTAGTGATGAATTTATAATTAATACTTTGGCAAATTCAGATTTGTATTTAGAAGCTGATTTGGACTatgaatttaaattgaCTAGTGCTAAATATACTGTTATGGCTGCAAGGAGAAGACATGAACAATTGTTAATGAATAACgcgaataataatagtcCGCAAACCCAATTGAACTCCAACCACCAACAAGCGAATATGAATATGGAATTGAGTAAACCTGAATggagaaatattattgagaattatttattaaatattgcAGTAGAGGCACAATGTAGGtttgatttcaaagaaagatGTTCAGAATTtaagaaatggaaattaCAGCATCAATTAGAACAGCAAGCTGAAGAGTTGACaagacaacaacaacaacaacaacaacaacaagcGTATAatgcaaagaaaaataatagtaataatggattattgaaaagagCTCTCTGGAAGAATTTTAACAAGAAAGAATCTGCTGTTGTAGCTactaatgatgatgaacaaaataatgaatgCGTTAAAAATCTGGAATTGGAACAATTATCATCTCATAGTGCTGCTACGCGCGTTAAGGTTTCTTTaactaaagaagaaaaatcaatCATTTGGTCTCAATGTCAAGCTCAGGTTTATCAAAGATTGGGTTTAGATTGGCAACCGGATGGTCTTTCTTAA
- the PMP3 gene encoding Pmp3p (similar to Saccharomyces cerevisiae PMP3 (YDR276C); ancestral locus Anc_5.642), whose translation MGAAGKLVNILIAIFLPPLAVFAARGFGTSFIVDIILTILAWVPGMLYALYIVLQS comes from the coding sequence atggGTGCAGCCGGCAAATTAGTTAACATTTTAATAGCAATTTTCTTACCACCATTAGCAGTGTTTGCAGCAAGAGGATTTGGTACATCATTTATCGTTGATATAATTTTGACGATTTTAGCATGGGTCCCTGGTATGTTATATGCACTTTACATCGTTCTACAGTCATGA
- the NDAI0H00760 gene encoding uncharacterized protein yields MDLLTWNLQFQLRTILNKNTTMLMTFSMEDFSMQEPLIYFISKLIELISKSCNFFILLIITPIILINLIDLSLFCGRWAKFLVCLSFYCILSEIIITESFEQDDQEHSRIVIGQEQEQEQLRIKVPRSTKPKNKDCRDLIIRDNFCKKCLQSKNTKRLKI; encoded by the coding sequence ATGGATTTACTTACTTGGAACTTACAATTCCAATTGAGaacaatattaaataagAATACAACAATGTTAATGACATTTTCCATGgaagatttttcaatgcAAGAGCCATTGATATACTTcatttccaaattaattgaattaatatCCAAGAGTtgcaattttttcattttacTCATAATAACACCAATcattttaattaatttgattGATTTAAGTCTCTTTTGTGGGAGATGGGCAAAATTCTTAGTTTGtctttcattttattgTATACTAagtgaaattattattacagaATCCTTCGAACAAGACGATCAAGAACATTCCCGTATTGTTATTGGgcaagaacaagaacaggAACAACTTAGAATTAAGGTTCCTCGTTCCACAAAACCAAAGAATAAAGATTGTAGAGATTTAATTATAAGggataatttttgtaaaaaatGTTTACAATCCAAAAATACAAAACgtttaaaaatatga
- the NDAI0H00770 gene encoding uncharacterized protein, with product MEWLEHRDLLSLYVCPCVSLCVYLRHLSKHTTQHPHKGMSPLWQFSLGDSTCRISLPRYLYTVKHNMQRRGGRECQLPRPSVCLSVRRLPGLHSSPRGIFVSSPFILSTAAHTHTYTHTHTYIHTYIHTYIHTYIHTYIHTYIHTHIHTYIR from the coding sequence ATGGAATGGCTCGAACACAGAGACTTGCTGTCTCTGTATGTGTGTCCCTGTGTGTCCCTGTGTGTCTATCTGAGGCATCTCTCCAAACACACTACACAACACCCACACAAAGGAATGTCCCCATTGTGGCAATTTTCATTAGGTGACTCTACGTGCCGCATATCTCTGCCGCGTTATCTCTATACAGTAAAGCATAATATGCAGCGTCGAGGTGGCCGAGAATGCCAGCTTCCCCGCCCCTCCGTCTGTCTGTCCGTCCGCAGGCTGCCCGGGCTCCACAGCTCCCCTCGTGGCATTTTTGTGTCCTCTCcctttattttatctaCAGCCGCACACACACATACatacacacacacacatacatacatacatacatacatacatacatacatacatacatacatacatacatacatacatacatacatacatacacacatacatacatacatacgtTGA
- the NDAI0H00780 gene encoding uncharacterized protein (similar to Saccharomyces cerevisiae WHI2 (YOR043W); ancestral locus Anc_5.639), with protein sequence MNDKIITQVPERGNESIKRSLNRAFTSRPTFKRYDCLNEYLPKTSNMSQNAQDLRRKMEVITEEQEEEEKNGNKHICKGDQVLHLNIEEKHYYMTKDQLLSFPDTLLLRMFPKRMFLTKCGTAIQPIFSMTDEIYVESFPSSCFEYMMSIYTAARNDLKKYYSYSIPHFKVFKERKEHQLLYKNPLILVLKEDLDYYCIPGMEFEFEFEFTEGQNDKLDYSTRKWINDDLSELAFSQIKIAASEYFLDEQNGIFHGIITSNANKNIPYLSKMGTDDGIDLDRIASKMNIAERNLVEMLQSSGFNSKSKWAYRIQEPDKTTISSLSLGRIYNGTEVRDRRGKSSKNVRKVRRIKRERKYNERNIFSMSHLESSSNCHFAKNNNNRDNFANSMNREYHSENEDIEPDCEGKELPNVSKKLLLFWKKPAKKNWWSSETVNLQVELYGKLKKNNGKIKRSERKKIIILRKQL encoded by the coding sequence atgaatgataaaattattacGCAAGTACCAGAAAGAGGTAATGAATCTATTAAACGTTCTCTGAATAGGGCTTTCACGTCGAGACCGACATTCAAAAGGTATGATTGTTTAAATGAATACTTACCAAAGACATCAAATATGTCACAAAATGCACAAGACCTAAGGAGGAAAATGGAGGTTATTACTGAAGAACaggaggaagaagaaaaaaatggaaataagCACATTTGCAAAGGTGACCAAGTACTTCATCTAaacattgaagaaaaacacTATTATATGACGAAGGatcaattattatcatttccTGATACGTTGTTATTAAGAATGTTTCCAAAACGTATGTTTTTAACTAAATGTGGAACTGCAATTCAACctatattttcaatgacaGATGAGATTTATGTTGAAAGTTTCCCATCTTCATGTTTTGAGTATATGATGTCAATTTACACTGCGGCACGTAATGATTTGAAGAagtattattcttattcaaTTCCCCATTTCAAGgtttttaaagaaagaaaagaacatCAATTGTTATACAAAAATCCACTTATATTAGTATTAAAGGAAGATTTAGATTACTATTGCATTCCAGGAATGGAATTCgagtttgaatttgaatttacaGAGGGacaaaatgataaattggATTATTCGACTAGGAAATGGATTAATGATGATCTTTCAGAGCTTGCGTTTTCACAAATCAAAATAGCTGCAAgtgaatattttttagaTGAACAAAATGGGATATTTCATGGTATAATCACATCTAATGCAAATAAGAATATACCTTATCTTAGCAAGATGGGAACTGATGATGGTATTGATTTGGATAGAATTGCAtcaaaaatgaatattGCTGAAAGAAATCTTGTCGAGATGTTACAATCATCAGGTTTTAATTCAAAATCTAAATGGGCTTATAGAATTCAAGAACCTGATAAGACAACAATTAGTTCTTTGTCGTTAGGTCGCATTTATAATGGAACTGAAGTGAGAGATCGAAGAGGAAAAAGTAGTAAAAATGTACGAAAAGTAAGAAGGATAAAAAGAGAACGGAAATATAATGAACGTAACATATTTTCTATGTCACATTTAGAGTCCTCTAGTAATTGCCACTTTgcaaagaataataataatagagaTAATTTTgcaaattcaatgaatagAGAATATCAttctgaaaatgaagatattgaacCTGATTGTGAGGGTAAAGAATTGCCAAATGTTAGTAAGaaattactattattttggaaaaaacCAGCGAAGAAAAATTGGTGGAGTTCAGAAACTGTCAATTTACAAGTCGAACTTTATGGGAAgttaaagaagaacaatGGAAAGATTAAGAGAAGCGAGCggaaaaagataataatcCTAAGAAAACAACTTTAA